Proteins found in one Pyxidicoccus trucidator genomic segment:
- the ftsY gene encoding signal recognition particle-docking protein FtsY → MKTPNALDALAAQVPPAPSPAPTPPGGGTTQPDTGVPPTDGFPIGDVVGIGATGLFVLLMVLAARKLFFRKRAPEPTKKPGVTVPPEKEKPALPAERPQLRIELPPSEAEAARLREADEAHGRVEALARQREEAARAARSTRDSAERARLEAEVRTLKEREEEEKRVEYRAKKAADDEARERRKREQAEAQRIVEEQRAREAVAVEEARRAEEAAARAKVEAEGGRTLAQGLDKTKSQGFMARLNGLFGQQRQVDESVLAELEEILFTADIGVRTANHLVEVAREKLKRNELKDPEKIKSIIRDEVARIVDLPVPRSLEGGGPPHVVMVVGVNGAGKTTTIGKLAAQLTGQGKKVVLAAGDTFRAAATEQLDVWADRAKAELVKGVEGGDPGSVIFDAVKKAREEGADVVIADTAGRLHTKAPLMEELKKVQRVMDKALPGAPHEVLLVLDSTNGQNAIQQAKQFHEAVGITAIALTKLDGTAKGGVIIGICDELKLPVVWVGVGEKIADLRRFEPREFVQALFD, encoded by the coding sequence ATGAAGACGCCCAACGCCCTCGACGCCCTGGCCGCGCAGGTGCCGCCCGCTCCCTCCCCCGCTCCTACGCCACCGGGAGGGGGGACGACGCAGCCGGACACCGGTGTGCCCCCGACGGACGGGTTCCCCATCGGGGATGTCGTCGGCATTGGCGCCACGGGACTCTTCGTCCTGCTGATGGTGCTGGCCGCGCGGAAGCTGTTCTTCCGCAAGCGCGCGCCCGAGCCGACGAAGAAGCCCGGCGTCACCGTCCCCCCGGAGAAGGAGAAGCCCGCCCTGCCGGCGGAGCGGCCCCAGCTGCGAATCGAGCTGCCGCCCTCCGAGGCTGAGGCCGCCCGGCTCCGCGAGGCCGACGAGGCCCACGGCCGCGTCGAGGCCCTGGCCCGCCAGCGCGAGGAGGCCGCCCGCGCCGCCCGCTCCACCCGGGACTCCGCCGAGCGAGCCCGGCTGGAGGCGGAGGTCCGCACCCTCAAGGAGCGCGAGGAGGAAGAGAAGCGCGTCGAGTACCGCGCGAAGAAGGCCGCCGACGACGAGGCCCGCGAGCGGCGCAAGCGCGAGCAGGCCGAGGCGCAGCGAATCGTGGAGGAGCAGCGCGCCCGCGAGGCGGTGGCCGTCGAGGAGGCCCGCCGCGCCGAGGAGGCCGCCGCCCGTGCGAAGGTGGAGGCCGAGGGCGGCCGCACGCTGGCGCAGGGCCTGGACAAGACGAAGAGCCAGGGCTTCATGGCCCGGCTCAACGGGCTGTTCGGCCAGCAGCGACAGGTGGACGAGTCCGTGCTGGCGGAGCTGGAGGAAATCCTCTTCACCGCGGACATCGGCGTGCGCACGGCCAACCACCTGGTGGAGGTGGCGCGCGAGAAGCTCAAGCGCAACGAGCTGAAGGACCCGGAGAAGATCAAGTCCATCATCCGCGACGAGGTGGCCCGCATCGTCGACCTGCCGGTGCCGCGCTCGCTGGAGGGCGGTGGCCCTCCGCACGTCGTCATGGTGGTGGGCGTCAACGGCGCCGGGAAGACGACAACCATCGGCAAGCTGGCCGCGCAGCTCACGGGCCAGGGCAAGAAGGTGGTGCTCGCCGCGGGAGACACCTTCCGCGCCGCCGCCACCGAGCAGCTCGACGTGTGGGCGGACCGCGCGAAGGCCGAGCTGGTGAAGGGCGTGGAGGGTGGAGACCCGGGCTCCGTCATCTTCGACGCGGTGAAGAAGGCGCGCGAGGAAGGCGCGGACGTCGTCATCGCCGACACGGCGGGCCGGCTCCACACCAAGGCGCCGCTCATGGAGGAGCTGAAGAAGGTCCAGCGCGTCATGGACAAGGCCCTTCCCGGCGCGCCGCACGAGGTGCTGCTGGTGCTGGACTCCACCAACGGCCAGAACGCGATTCAGCAGGCCAAGCAGTTCCACGAGGCAGTGGGCATCACCGCGATTGCCCTGACGAAGCTGGATGGCACCGCGAAGGGCGGCGTCATCATCGGCATCTGCGACGAGCTGAAGCTGCCCGTCGTCTGGGTGGGCGTGGGCGAGAAGATCGCCGACCTGCGCCGCTTCGAGCCGCGCGAGTTCGTCCAGGCCCTCTTCGACTGA
- a CDS encoding winged helix-turn-helix transcriptional regulator codes for MAKRDYGQFCGLVRALEIVGERWALVIVRDLLVSPRRFTDLRQGLPRIPSNILSARLKELEEAGIVQRRLLPRPVGSVVYELTAYGHELEDVVLRLGRWGAKSLTEPGPEDIVTVDSLIMAMRSTFRPEGAHGLDVGYELRVGEAVLHMRIDGGVLKVAQGPLPGADLVIETGPAIKALMTGELSPADAIASGSVKLKGKGGAKLLARFAETFRI; via the coding sequence ATGGCAAAGCGCGATTACGGACAGTTCTGCGGCCTGGTGCGCGCCCTCGAAATCGTGGGGGAGCGCTGGGCCCTGGTCATCGTTCGCGACCTGCTCGTCAGCCCCCGGCGCTTCACGGACCTGCGGCAGGGGCTGCCGCGAATCCCGTCCAACATCCTCTCCGCCCGCCTCAAGGAGCTTGAAGAGGCGGGCATCGTCCAGCGCCGCCTCCTGCCGCGCCCCGTGGGCTCGGTGGTGTACGAGCTCACCGCCTACGGCCACGAGTTGGAGGACGTCGTCCTGCGCCTCGGCCGCTGGGGGGCGAAGTCGCTCACGGAGCCCGGCCCGGAGGACATCGTCACCGTGGACTCGCTCATCATGGCCATGCGCTCGACGTTCCGCCCCGAGGGCGCGCACGGCCTCGACGTGGGCTACGAGCTGCGCGTGGGCGAGGCCGTCCTCCACATGCGCATCGACGGCGGCGTCCTGAAGGTGGCCCAGGGCCCGCTGCCCGGTGCGGACCTCGTCATCGAGACGGGGCCCGCAATCAAGGCGCTGATGACGGGGGAGCTCAGCCCCGCCGACGCGATTGCCAGCGGGAGTGTGAAGCTCAAGGGCAAGGGGGGCGCGAAGCTGCTGGCGCGGTTCGCGGAGACGTTCCGCATTTAA
- a CDS encoding ribonuclease HI family protein, protein MPAPSIVDILLHIAREEPLSSTVRAFRGLTREHLGKLIEEAAGRLGGDPVSLPAPPSEASVGSAPATPKATAVGELLPSSGATARLRVYSDGAARGNPGPAGAGAVLMDLDGNVVARLGKFLGHQTNNQAEYKGLLLGLKHAKALGAREVEVFADSELLIRQLGGRYQVKSPLLKPLFDEARLLLGAFSKVKLVHVPRAKNAEADEMSNRAIDERL, encoded by the coding sequence ATGCCCGCGCCGTCCATCGTCGACATCCTCCTCCACATCGCGCGTGAGGAGCCGCTGTCGTCGACGGTGCGCGCCTTTCGCGGCCTCACGCGCGAGCACCTCGGGAAGCTCATCGAGGAGGCGGCCGGTCGCCTGGGCGGCGATCCGGTGTCCCTCCCGGCGCCGCCCTCCGAGGCCTCCGTCGGGTCCGCTCCCGCCACGCCGAAGGCCACCGCCGTGGGGGAGCTTCTCCCCTCTTCCGGGGCCACCGCCCGCCTCCGCGTCTATTCGGACGGCGCCGCCCGGGGAAACCCCGGCCCGGCGGGCGCGGGCGCGGTGCTGATGGACCTGGACGGCAACGTGGTGGCCCGGCTGGGGAAGTTCCTCGGACACCAGACGAACAACCAGGCCGAGTACAAAGGCCTGCTGCTGGGCCTGAAGCACGCGAAGGCCCTGGGCGCGCGCGAGGTGGAGGTCTTCGCCGACAGCGAGCTGCTCATCCGCCAGCTCGGCGGCCGCTACCAGGTGAAGAGCCCCCTGCTGAAGCCCCTCTTCGACGAGGCCCGGCTGCTGCTCGGCGCCTTCTCCAAGGTGAAGCTCGTCCACGTCCCCCGCGCGAAGAACGCCGAGGCGGATGAGATGAGCAACCGGGCCATCGACGAGCGGCTGTGA
- a CDS encoding zinc ribbon domain-containing protein: MREKLKALAELQNVDLEVASLRKAADVHPRQISELERELGVARSAIEAERARLTDMERQKTQLEQNITDEKDKVKKWEARLSEQRSTREYSALAREIDIAKKANLTMAEELAELTKQLGAAREAIKAKEADFTAKQQGLSGRMTELKGKLGEAESQVQALEGRRSGVASGVDANLLRRYESIRKKKLPALVGVVAGTCMGCNMNVPPQLYNQLRTSLGTDICPSCNRIIYAVEALQETPAAK, from the coding sequence TTGCGGGAGAAATTGAAAGCGCTGGCGGAGCTGCAGAACGTGGACCTCGAGGTCGCTTCGCTCCGAAAGGCCGCGGACGTTCACCCCCGTCAGATTAGCGAGTTGGAGCGGGAGCTGGGCGTCGCTCGTAGCGCCATCGAGGCAGAGCGAGCACGGCTCACCGACATGGAGCGCCAGAAGACGCAGCTCGAGCAGAACATCACGGACGAGAAGGACAAGGTGAAGAAGTGGGAGGCGCGGCTCAGCGAGCAGCGCTCCACCCGCGAGTACTCCGCCCTGGCCCGTGAAATCGACATCGCCAAGAAGGCGAACCTGACCATGGCCGAGGAGCTGGCGGAGCTGACGAAGCAGCTCGGCGCCGCCCGCGAGGCCATCAAGGCCAAGGAAGCCGACTTCACCGCGAAGCAGCAGGGCCTCTCCGGTCGCATGACGGAGCTCAAGGGCAAGCTGGGCGAGGCGGAGTCGCAGGTGCAGGCGCTCGAGGGTCGCCGCTCGGGCGTGGCCTCGGGCGTGGACGCCAACCTGCTCCGGCGCTACGAGTCGATTCGCAAGAAGAAGCTGCCCGCGCTGGTGGGCGTGGTGGCCGGCACCTGCATGGGCTGCAACATGAACGTGCCGCCGCAGCTCTACAACCAGCTGCGCACCTCGCTGGGCACGGACATCTGCCCCTCCTGCAACCGCATCATCTATGCGGTGGAAGCCCTTCAGGAAACGCCCGCGGCGAAGTAG